Proteins from a genomic interval of Phormidium ambiguum IAM M-71:
- a CDS encoding sterol desaturase family protein, translating to MQIIGQIIIFITFLGLVGWTICDRVSRTQLQTKSLADWLLDSIGLFVQGMLIPLLQVTIIYQLYCHLLPMSQGHLYLSAICTFIISFVAVDYLYYWNHRLLHSTFFWNVHQVHHTVSYLDVLGTSRNTIWASFFIVYLWVNTLFLYVLADPKGYILGISLTAALDLWRHSRLIIPFNSWLYRFLSPWLILPQDHAWHHSSQFLNCNYGANLKIWDRLHGTFYGENELPNEMGIKTSLTFTQKLLFPFFERTY from the coding sequence ATGCAAATAATTGGACAAATTATAATTTTTATCACTTTTCTGGGATTAGTAGGATGGACGATATGCGATCGAGTTAGTCGAACTCAACTCCAAACTAAATCACTTGCAGATTGGCTATTAGATTCTATAGGATTATTTGTCCAAGGAATGCTGATTCCGCTTTTACAAGTAACGATAATTTATCAACTTTATTGCCATTTACTACCAATGTCCCAAGGACACCTTTATCTATCAGCAATTTGCACATTTATTATTAGCTTTGTTGCCGTTGATTACCTTTATTATTGGAATCATCGCTTATTACATTCTACTTTTTTTTGGAACGTACATCAAGTACATCATACAGTAAGTTACTTAGACGTTTTGGGAACATCTCGTAACACTATTTGGGCGAGTTTTTTCATTGTTTATCTATGGGTTAATACGCTATTCTTATATGTATTAGCAGATCCGAAAGGATATATTTTAGGAATTAGTTTAACTGCTGCTTTAGATTTATGGCGACATAGCCGATTAATTATCCCTTTCAATAGTTGGTTATATCGTTTTCTTTCACCTTGGTTAATTTTGCCCCAAGATCACGCATGGCATCATTCTAGCCAGTTTTTAAACTGCAATTATGGCGCAAATCTAAAAATTTGGGATCGCTTACATGGCACTTTTTATGGAGAAAATGAATTACCAAATGAAATGGGAATTAAAACTTCCTTAACTTTTACTCAAAAACTTTTATTTCCTTTTTTTGAGAGAACCTATTAG
- a CDS encoding aromatic ring-hydroxylating oxygenase subunit alpha translates to MQFTDFWYIVALSSQLKPNMVLRRSLLGEWLAIFRGEDGQAVALRDRCLHRNSRLSTGKVCQGKLQCPYHGWMYDRNGCVIVVPAEGNTFKLSPQRRAKNYPTTEKDGYVYVRLTEHFHEDFPPFSMPHYQEAGWETVRVINRFANNVTNCVENFIDIPHTAFVHPGVFRNSRQQQLEMIVERKNGSVLVEYSNETSNLGWFSRFLNQQNAEIKHSDRFYMPNITCVEYNMGKNRHLFITSQSIPETENSTLVYTDVTYNYGIWNKLARLFVKWTAQHIIKQDVKILGIQGEAIAKYGTQFSHTPADTIHVFVESIRDAIASGKDPRQLSDQLVKVTFWV, encoded by the coding sequence ATGCAATTTACAGATTTTTGGTACATAGTTGCACTGAGTAGCCAATTAAAACCTAACATGGTATTAAGACGATCGCTCTTAGGCGAATGGCTGGCAATTTTTCGGGGAGAAGATGGACAAGCTGTGGCATTGCGCGATCGTTGTTTGCATCGCAACAGTCGCTTATCCACAGGAAAGGTTTGTCAAGGCAAATTGCAATGTCCTTATCATGGTTGGATGTACGATCGCAACGGTTGTGTTATTGTTGTTCCTGCGGAAGGAAATACCTTTAAATTATCGCCACAGCGTCGAGCAAAAAATTATCCAACTACAGAAAAAGATGGTTATGTTTATGTACGATTAACTGAGCATTTTCATGAAGATTTTCCGCCATTTTCTATGCCCCATTATCAAGAAGCTGGATGGGAAACTGTACGAGTTATTAATCGTTTTGCCAATAATGTTACTAATTGTGTGGAAAACTTCATTGATATTCCCCATACTGCTTTTGTGCATCCCGGTGTTTTTCGCAACTCACGCCAACAACAACTAGAAATGATTGTAGAGCGCAAAAATGGTTCGGTTTTGGTAGAGTATAGTAATGAAACTAGTAATTTAGGATGGTTTAGTCGGTTTCTAAATCAGCAGAATGCAGAAATTAAACATAGCGATCGCTTTTATATGCCGAATATTACTTGTGTAGAATACAATATGGGTAAAAATCGCCATTTGTTCATTACTAGTCAATCAATTCCCGAAACGGAAAATTCCACCTTAGTTTATACAGATGTTACTTATAATTATGGAATATGGAATAAATTAGCGCGTTTGTTTGTTAAATGGACAGCACAACATATTATCAAGCAAGATGTGAAAATTTTGGGTATTCAGGGAGAAGCGATCGCTAAATACGGAACCCAGTTTTCTCACACTCCTGCTGATACAATTCATGTATTTGTAGAATCGATTCGAGATGCGATCGCTTCTGGAAAAGACCCCCGACAATTATCCGATCAATTAGTTAAAGTTACCTTTTGGGTTTAA